ATTAAGCGAAGAAAACGTTGATTACGACAAAAGTATCGTCGAGGAATGGTTTAGAAAGCACGATTTTGTAATAGCTAAAGGTCAAGGTAATTATGAAAGATTCAGCGATCACAGTAACATATTTTTCCTATTACTGGTTAAATGTCCTGTGATTGCTGAAGATTTAAGGGTAAGTATTGGCGATATAATATTAAAGTATAATGGGTAAAGTTTTAAAGCGCAAAATCTCTAGATAGCATATGCGCCTAGCCGATTATCACGTCCACACGGGATACACAAAAGACGTCAAACCAGACACTACCTTAGAAGGATATATTCTCAAAGCAGAAAAAATAGGGCTTAAAGAGGTTTGCTTTCTAAACCATTTCGAGTATCATCCCTTGATGGGGTTGGTTAAGGGATCAACTATTTTTCCGGATCAGATCGATGAATTCATAGAAGAAGTCGAGAAAGCACGCGCTTTTGCAAGCATTAAAATAAGAATAGGTTTGGAAGTTACGTATACTGAGAACTATTTAAGAGATATTGAAAGGACGTTATCAGAGTACGAGGGCTCCCTCGATATAATTCTCGGATCTATACACTTCTTAAAAGGCTATAATATTACTGGAACTATGGCGCCAAGCAGGCTTTTCGAATCATTTAGTGAGGAACAGTTATACCAGTTATATTTTCAGGAATTGGCTAAAGTTGCCGAAAGCCAGCTTTTCGACGTTCTAGCACATCCAGATGTTATCAGGAAGCATGCCGTAAAGTTTTATGGCGGAGAGCTTGACTCGAGCTTGTATAAAAGCTTGATAATTAAAGTTTTAGATATTATCAAAGAATATGGTGTTGGATTAGAGGTTAACGCCTCAGGATATCGTCACGGAATAAACGATTGCTACCCTAGGATTGAAATGCTTGAATTAGCTAAAAAATTAGGCGTAAAAATTGTAACGACGGGATCTGACGCTCATGGCATTAACCACCTAGCTTATTGCTTAAATAAGGCGGCGGAAAAACTCATGAAAGCCGGCTACTCCAGTTACACTATTTTTCATAAAAGAATATCAAGCTTTTGCGAGTTTTAGCTATAGTTTGAGAATTTCCTTTATAAAATAATTCATACCCGATAACACGGAAAGAATATACATTCTGAAAATTTCGACATCTCTAAGCGAAGACGTGCTAACCTCCCTTTCAACAATAATACTTCCTTTCTCCGTAATGCCGAAGGTCACGCCGTAAGTGTAGAAATTTTCTTCAAGCAGTCTCCTGTATAGTATTTTTCTATCGATGTAAGCAGGTATATCGTTTTCATCATAAGCGATAACAAAAAACTTGATCCATTTATTCGAATAGTATATCATGATAGGTATTTCTCTTCCGCTCTTGCTCACATATTGTATAATAAACAGCTTACGTTGAGGACTGTGCTTATATGGCAGATTAAGCCTATCCAAATAACTTGCTATAAGTCTCTCAACGGTTACGGCTACCATAGCCTAAAGATATAACCTCTGTTATAAAAGAGTTGTCAAAATTTTAAATTGCGGTATTACAATATTATAATTGGGATGAAGAACCGATAGCAGCCGATCGTTGAGGATCGGTAGGTAGACAGACCCGCCCCGCTCTCGCGCCCGCGCTGACGCGTGAGGCGATGGGTCGGTCAGCGGGGCGATACCACTCCCGCAAAAGCTTAGCTTTATCGATAGGCGATAATTTAGCATTTTAGAGTTAGCAGGTA
This is a stretch of genomic DNA from Thermoproteales archaeon. It encodes these proteins:
- a CDS encoding DUF89 family protein, which codes for LSEENVDYDKSIVEEWFRKHDFVIAKGQGNYERFSDHSNIFFLLLVKCPVIAEDLRVSIGDIILKYNG
- a CDS encoding histidinol-phosphatase; this translates as MRLADYHVHTGYTKDVKPDTTLEGYILKAEKIGLKEVCFLNHFEYHPLMGLVKGSTIFPDQIDEFIEEVEKARAFASIKIRIGLEVTYTENYLRDIERTLSEYEGSLDIILGSIHFLKGYNITGTMAPSRLFESFSEEQLYQLYFQELAKVAESQLFDVLAHPDVIRKHAVKFYGGELDSSLYKSLIIKVLDIIKEYGVGLEVNASGYRHGINDCYPRIEMLELAKKLGVKIVTTGSDAHGINHLAYCLNKAAEKLMKAGYSSYTIFHKRISSFCEF